TATCTGGGGACCATGTGTTTAAAAGAGTGGCCATTTTTTGGTTTAAGTcaacttattttaattttggtttaAGTTTATATCAACTTATAACATATATCTAGTTTGCAGATATCTTTACTAAAGTGTTATTGACAAACTATTTGCACTATCTCAATTGTACTGATAATTTGCCTTGAAAACGTACTTTTTGAATTAGTTTGAAAACACATTGCTATAATTTTTATACAGATAAAATAGTCATGATAAAAGGACCACATCTAGATTaatagaaactttttatttttttttaagatacaaGACACAGaaactcctttttttaaaaaaattatatgcctCTTAAGAATAATAGCTATTTtctattcataataataatatttctatagcatttattatgtgccaggcatagtgctaagcactttacaaatatttcatttgttcctcttAACTGactgggagataagtgctattattattcccattttatagctgagaaaaccaAGGAAATAGGTTTAGTGACTTTagcaggatcacatagctaataaaatgCTTAAGATTTCATTTGAGCAGTCAAAGTTCCTGACACCAGACCCAACTGCCTCATTCTTTGTAGTGCCTCCCTGCTCCTTAACCTTTGTCTTACCGGCAGGCTAATTTGCATTTCAGCCTTGCTGTAAGATTTTTATGATTGTCTAGTGACAAGGAAATGCATGGAAAAGGTTTTAAAATACCAAATGTTTGCTGCCTTGTTTTGGATAAAATGGAGGACAGTTTCCAAAATTGAGACACTCATGTTACAAAAAGTTACAGGAAGTTAGATGGACCTCCGCTCTTATTTCCACAGTGATAAAGTGAATGACAAGTTGTTTTGAAGTTATTTCCATTCTGTTTCTTCTAGATAGACAAGTATGTTAGTTATTCCCAGAAATTGTGTTGCTTATAATACTGTTTCTTTGTCAAAAATGCAGTAAATTCCTTTATTTCTAACAAATTTCTAATGATTTCTAATAAATATCAGTGGTTTTGAGCAAAATTTTGTATAGTGGAAAAAAGTGAAGTATATCAGATGCCCTAGTGTCatggaaaaaaagcattaaatttgGTGTCAGGTGACTTGAGTTTTGAATCCCAGTTCTGATACTATGTGGCCAGGAGCTAATTATTTAAACTCTGAGGCTCTCATTTCTGCATATATAAAAAGGCTTAGTTGTATTACCAACTTTACTGTCTTAGATAAAACACTGAAttcaaaaaattgaaatgaatgtgagttattattattattattattattattattttcttgatacATTGATAGAAAGCTTTGTAGAATTTGTTTAGATGTCATACCAATGCAGAATTGAATAAACTAAAGCAgcttctcatttaaaattttatcatttgtatTTCTCATTTCAGAGTGACTATGGGGGAACAGGAAATCAATTCAATAATCGTAAGTAACCTAAATACAACTTAGACTTTATATTTAGACTTTAGAAGAATAGTTATTTGGACTTGCTTAGTGTAGCTCTTCTTCATGGTGCTGTCACATTTGATCTAATTAACAATATATTGCCCTTCTTTAGGACTAAATAGAAAGAGCCAGAATTATATGTTACTTACATGTTTTAACACCttacattttgtatttgtataaaatacatttttatataatcagaTTGACTTAGAATGTCATgaagcaaaacctttttttcaaaagtgaaaggAAGATACCCTCTTTCACATGTTAGAGgaaatttttgcatatatttctgaagattattatttttttttttcatttttccaaattatcccctccctccctccactccctcccccagatgacaggtaatcccatacattttacatgtgttacaatataacctagatacaatatatgtgtgtaaataccattttcttgttgcacattaattattagcttccgaaggtataagtaacctgggtagatagacagtagtgctaacaatttacatttgcctcccagtgttccttctctgggtatagttatttctgtccatcattgatcaactggaagtgagttggatcttctttatgttgaagatttccacttccatcagaatacatcctcatacagtattgttgttgaagtgtacagtgatcttctggttctgctcatttcactcagcaacagttgatttaagtctctccaagcctctctgtattcctcctgctggtcatttcttacagagcaataatattccataaccttctgaagattattctaagaaattctaagaaatgagtaaatattttaaaacttcttaGAATTTCAAGAAACTGCTATTACAATTTGAAGCCATGCATGGTTTaactttaaaactttttcatTGTTCTCTACTTCAAATTGTTTACTATGCAACAatgcacacatatatctatattttttcctttactggCTCATTTTGGTGTGAAGTATTGGTGTAAAAACCAAAGCTTTAGTTTTCTAATAACTGTCATCAGAATACAAACTCTGACAGTTTCCAACAAGCTGAAAAGGCTTTGAGTATCGACTTGTTagtgaaatttgtttttaaggTGCTATTTGGAGAGACTTATCCCCAATTTAGCTATAAGCTAATTGAATACTTTGAACACAGTAATTTTTAATAACCATAACACAAAAAGGCAAGATGATTTTTGTTGGGTAGAAAATAGACTAGATTTTTGGTAGAGTTGTCTTCTATGTCCTTTTCCAATTCTGGGGTTCTTTTATCTGTGATTTAATAACTTAATGgaattgatttttatataaaaactgttaggattattacttAGGATTAAGTATATTttgacatttctcatttttttcttttgtgtgtaacaaattaaaattatagaatcaaGCTAagatttaaattttgcttttgcatGAAAATTTAgatttacaaattagaaaatatagataatttctttttgtttgttaatttagGAAAAGAAGATATGCTTCATAAGCAGAATCAAATTTTTGTTTCAGAAACACAGGTAATTATTTCTCTTGAACAAAATCCATTCTTGAATACTTatgcttttatacttttttttttttaattaaacaaaatttatgtatttagagaattacttattggacaaacAAATTCTAGTGCTTTGTTCATTTGTTCACTGTTAAGCCTAGTTTaaaaagatttagcagcttctggtATTCTGTGAAGTAATTTTGGTGAGAGTAACTTAAGCTAGTAAAGTGGTTAACATGTTTTCCTTAATAACTCCACAGTCAGCTCTTAATTGTATATAAGAAGAAGAGCAGAGTGTTGGATGAGTTGCTGTTCTGCTTCTTGGGAAAGTAGTTTTTTTGATAAAATCATAGAAGTCTGACCtttttcccttccaattttatGCTTGCTATTGGGAGTGGGGTGATACAAAACAGTCAGTTTGTTATGATTGTACTGTCTTATTGCTGACATTCATAAGGCATGTTAAGTCTTAATGAAGCATAATGgtacttttttctccatttaatgaaataaattttgttatccTGAACATAATATAAACAGCATGcttaaaattttgaatatttccatatacaaagaaaaactaaaaagggAAATTGCATAATACTGTGAATCTTCActtttaaccttattttttaaagtatatgataAATTCAACACACTGATTTAAAACTTACTCAGTTTGTCTGTTATCTTCCTCTGAATCTCCTCTCTCCTGTATTCTTTTTTGGAGCTTTATTGGAGCTTATTTCTCTGGGGTTTTTTTGGATCACTATCTAcctgtcaaattaaaaaaaaattacatccttCCTAAAAAATAACCcatccttttgtcatttcttatgatatAACAATATTCCACTATTTGTCCAACTCTTCCCCAATCGTTGGGCACCatcttagttttttttaacttgttataGATGCAGTAGTGATTTGACTGGGTCTAAATCTGGGATCCTCTACAGAGTTTAAGGAGATGAGATCCAGTCATAAGACAgatgaaaataaacttttaaaagttatttttgctgtttttgaatttgataaaatatcaataatcaggaatttccatatataaagaacaaaaacggaggattatatatgaaaccatgattttatttaacattaaaaaaataaattgtataaaaTCAAGTTTCAAAGTTGTCCCTATTTgtgttttcatttaaattctttctgttctgaccatttaaaaaaaaaaaactcaataatacatttctttttaaatcaaaacaTGTCACATTCTGCATCTTTAGTGTATCaaggttgtttttctttattatatagagtctttgaataaattatttttcttacattgCTTTACTTTGAATTAATTCACATAGATCTcagatttctttgaattttttttcatcatttctttttataatgttccatttcatatttatttagccattctctagttgatagATACCTGTTAATTATAACATTCTTTAATGTTTCTAATaagtatactttttcttttctttttttaaaggaaaacctttattttcttcctttctggtaTATTTAGAATTGTAGACTTTCTACTACAATCTATTTACACGTCCTGCTTTTGAAAATACTGTAATTATCATTATGCATaattgatatatgtatattttttaaataaaatgagttgaagatgAATCCTGGTTACTTAGTAAATTTGTGGGTTAATACattatatttggaaatttatCTGATAAATATAGAGGATCTCTTTCATCCAAGGAATTTAATTCTGTCAATATCTTGTAGTGCTTTCAACCTATGTGCTGTGTTTAAAAATGGGTAAAatgtaatacaaaaaaaaagagttgtatatttataatatggtACTGAATTGTGGCCCATGGATAGGGGACAAAAGGGAAATGGGACTATATTGTATGTTTTTAATCTGAAATCTACAATTTAggattcttttgtctttttttgtttgtttgtttgtttttttttttttttctgaggcagttggggttaagtgacttgcccagactcacacagctaggaaatgttaagtgtctgaggtcacatttgcactcaggtcctcctgacttcagggctggtgctctatcctctatgttacctagctgccctacaaccttgttttaaaaatattttcacaactatgtcaatataattgacttcctttttaatcctatatattttattttatgcatttaaagataTTACTTTGAGAAGAAGTCCTTGGGCTTCACTAGACTGCTGAAGGGAGTCTAtgccacaaaaacaaacaaatgaaaaaacctTAGAATTCCCTCTATTAGATTAATGAAGAGAATTAATTTAGTGTTATTACTTTCCTGTAGAATTTCTCTTAGGtccaactagatggcacagtagatagtgtcggatctgaaatcaggaaggttcttctctctgggttcacatctgacctcagacacttgctatgtTTTCCCGGTCAAGTCACTtagttctgtttgcttcagtttcctcatctccaaaatggcctgaagaaggatatgaagaaggatttttgccaagaaaaccacaagttGGAGTCACAAATGAGTTGGAAATACTGAAACAACTGTGTtacaaaaaatttcttttaaacacttcaaaaaaaattctctttataaCCAGTAACTTTTTTAGCCAAATagttcaatgtttttcttttctttctttttttttttttgtaaatccaATAATCAAGTATATTAATACTTCTTCTTTAGGCTTTATATAAtcaatatctttttctctttccttctagtATACATCATCAGGTATTCCATTGCCAGCCCACATACAAACAAGATCTATGCTGAGACCACTGGAACTTTCCTTACCCAGTCAAACTACCATTtctgaaaatgagattttaaagaaagagttAGAAACTATGAGAACCTTTTGTGATTCAGCTAAACAAGAGAAATTTAAGCTCCAAAATGAACTGGCCCATAAAGTGGCAGAATGCAAAGCTTTGGCATTAGAATGTGAAAGAGTCAAGGAGGATTCTGATGAGCAGATAAAACAATTGGAAGATGCTTTAAAAGATGTGCAAAAGAGAATGTATGATTCAGAAGGGAAAGTGAAACAAATGCAGACTCATTTTCTTGCTCTGAAGGAGCACTTGACAAATGAAGCAGCTTCAGGAAATAACAGATTAATAGAAGAACTAAGGGATCAgttgaaagaaatgaaagcaagatATGAAGGAGCTTCTGCTGAGGTGGGAAGGCTAAAGAACcaaatcaaacaaaatgaaatgctaGTAGAGGAGTTTAAAAGGGATGAAGGGAGACTAGTAGAAGAAAATAAGCGATTACAGAAAGAATTTAGCATGTCTGAAATAGAgcgagagaagagaggaagaaaagccTTGGAGATGGAAGGTCAGATAAAAGAATTAGCAACGAAATTGGCCCTCTCCATCCCtacagaaaaatttgaaaacatgAAGAGTTTATTATCAAATGAAGtgaatgagaaagcaaaaaagtatgtagagatggaaagagaatatgaaaaatCACAGACTGAACTTAGACAATTAAAGAGAGAACTTGAGAATTATAAAGCTAAGCTTTCTCAACATGTAAGGCCAGAGGAACATGAACAACTTAAGGACAAATTTGAACAAAAATCAGGTGAATTTGGAAAGAAGATAACCGAATTAACTTTGAGGAATCAGACATTACAGAAAGAATTTGAGAAGGTTTGTGCAGATAATAAACTACTAGACCACCAGTTGCAGAGCTTATCGACTGAGATGAAAACTAattatattcctttaaaattaaaccaagaaatgaaaaaattacatGCTTTGACAGTTGATGATTTGAATAAAAAACTAATAGATGTgacacaaaaatataaagaaagagaattggaaactgagaagcTGAtggtagaaaaaaacaatttaactaAAAATGTCAGTCATCTTGAAGCTACATATATTCCTCTAGAAAACCATGAAAAGGAGATAATGGCTCTAAAATCCAATATTGCTGAACTCAAAAAAGAACTTTCAGAACTTAATAAAAAATGTGGTTATGGAGAAGAGAAGTTGCATGTAATCACATCTGAGAATGCAAAACTGAAAAGGTCTATAAATGAACAGTATGTGCCAGTTACAAcccatgaagaaattaaagcagcaTTAAGTAGCACATTGGATAAAACTAACAGAGAACTGACAGATGTGAAAAGAAAACTTGAAGATATAAAACAAGAATTTACACAAATAAGAGATGAGAAtggagcattaaaaaaaaagttagagcattctaaaaaccaaatgaaagttgaatttattagcataaaggaGCATGAGGACAAAATGAATGCTGTTAACAAAAGCCTAAAAGAAACACAGGAAAATCATGCTGAAGTACTTACTAAGTATAATAAGGGTCAGAAAGAGATTGTAGCATTGCTTGTTGAGATTGAAGCCCAGAAGAAGGAGCTTGACACAATACAAGAATGCATTAAGCTAAAGTATGCACCAATTGTTAGTTTTGAAGAACGAGAGAAAACTTTTAAAGCCACTGTGAAAGAACTTAAAGAGCAATTGCTAACACAGACACAAAGATGCAGTGTAGGGGAAGAGGAGACTCGTAAATGTCAGCAGGAAAATGAAAGGTTAAAGAATGAAATCCTCATAATCCAGAAAGATTTAAAGAATAAGGATATTCTCATTGAAAATTCCCATGAATTGGAAAAATCTTTAAATCAAAAAAAAGAAGACCTTAGCAAACAACTAAAAGATTTGTCTGAGAAGTACACAGAGgtaaaaagtgagaaagagaagcTTTTGGAAGAAAATGCCCAAAAGACCTCTGAGATACTTGCAGCCCAAAGGATTTTACAGGAACAACATGTTCCCCTAGGGCAAGTGGAAGAGCTAAAAAACTCCCTTAATGGAACGATTGAGGCTCTGAGAGAAGAGCTCAAGGACTATAAGAGGCGGCATGAGGAAGCTCAGCAGGCAGTGGCTGAATGGCAAGAGAGGCTCGAGAATCAAAAACACTCTTCTGTGTCCCTGGTGGAACACGTGCAGATAAAGGAAGCATTGGAGAAAGAAGTTGGGTACATGAAAGGTAGAttgagtgaaaaagaaaaagaaagtcaagcCAAAACAGAAAAGATCTCTAAACTCCAGGATGAGACTCAGACTTTGAAGGAAGCATTTAAGAAATTAGAATGTAGAGAGGTTATTGATTTATCAGAATACAAcacaatgaaaaatgctctagAAGCACAAATTACCAACATAACAGAAAATTTGACCACTTTGAATAAAAAGTATGAGGAAGTTTGCGAAGAGGCGGCACGTGCCAAAAAGGCAGAACTATCTGCAAAAGATGAGAAGGAATTGATACAGTTGAGGAGCTTAAGCATTGAACAAGAAAttaaggaacagaaagaaagatgTGATAAATCCTTACTAACAATTACTGATTTACAAAGAAGAATGCAAGAGTCTGCCaaacaaatagaagcaaaagacAATAAGGTAGGTAGTAAATTAAATCTGCATGATTATAAGTTAGGAAAAAACCCAAGTATTATGTCATAATAAGTTCAAATTCATTGTGGCTCCTCATTGTACATAAAATGCTAATTATCtactgttaaaaatgttttgggcaattaaaaaaaaaaaagttacttgttACTAGTACCAGGTACTAAGCTTGGTTTTGTAGAAGATACAAAGCCATTTGAAAGGCTTTTACAGCCTAATTTAGGAAATTATacagataggtagataaatagatttaCACAAACCACTCTCCCCccactcaaaaacaaaaacaaaacaaagtaaaactaaGAATTAGTATTTAAGTGCCAAGTGAAAGACACTAAATACTCTAGGAGTTGAGAAAAAAAAGCCTATTATGGGCTGAGGTGACAGCTAGAATTAGCACAAGATGACTTGGGACTATTCTCTAGATATTGACATCCCAGGAGTTCCCCTGTCACCTCCCAACATCAGTTGTCCTAATGACACATTCCTTTGTCCATCAATGATTGCTAACTAGCCTGAATCCTTTGGATATTACATCTCTTTTCCAGAATGCTGTCTCACTTCTGTAGAGCATATCTATCACCCCCTTTAGTAGGCAGTTCTGTCTTACTTTCCCCTAGTCAGTAATCTTTTTTGCCTTATCTTTCACTGTACCCTCAGTCTACTTCTGTTGTGATACATTAAAGAGATTGCTGCATCCAGAATCAAAGTatatgaatttgaattctggctctgccagTTACTACTTGAGTGACTTTCAGTTATATaatctttcatttgtaaaatgatgttaAACTCAGTGACctttcaaagttctttctctttcaaagtctatgattttaaactctttattttgaatttcttacATTTATTGTTGCTCATTTAGGTTTGGTTTTCTCTTGAAGATACcagaatcagtcaataaacatgcaCCTACTATAAATAGGAACTTtattaagttctggggatacaaaaaaaggaaagtctgACTCCTCAGAAAGCTCAGTATTTAATAGGAAAagacaacattttaaaagaagcagaaaagggaCATGGGGGAAGATAACTTCCTATGCAGGAGCATGATGGAAGTTTTGCAGCAATGATAGGAAATAATTTGAGAAAGCGACAATTTTAGAGTTTGTCAtcttaaagaaataagaatttcaaGCTATCATAAATTCCAGGAAAAAAAGCTATGTGGGAAGGGATAAAGTGAATTCTCTGTGTCCGTCCCTTAAATGGTGGGAGATCTCTTGAGACTCTCTAATAATGTTTTCTTCACATCCTATAACAGAGAATCAGAAGGAGCATTATAGATTTACAGTTGAAAGGGACTTCTAGGTTGTTAGAtctagtctcattttacagataaggaagctgcaCTCAGAGTGATAATTATTGATAAGTCTTATAACCAGTAAATACCAATTGGggtttaaattcaggtcttccagccTCAAGTATATCAGTGCTTCCATTATGGCCTGCTAGTCCTGTGGAATTGGTATATTCCTTGTTTTCTACTGAAATTTTCAGACCCTTCTGTCACCATTATTCAGCAACTACCTCcccaaaaatttattaaagcctGTCCAAATCCTTTGGCTATTATCTGCAGACCTACAAGtttctctccattctttccaATAAACAGTACCAGAACGACTAATCTTATTCTCTACCTCAATCTTGACCCTCTTCaaatatcttttgtttccttttttcctcaattactcTTCAACTCTCATAACTTCAGTCTACTTCAAGCACAAATAAGAGAGTAGTGGTCGTACTTCTAACCCCTATCTCCACATATAGATGTGTCCTAATTGCTGGAATTCCAGTCAAAGTCAAAGTCAAAGGGAACCTTCATAGAGGTGTGAGACTTGTAATGTTTTCAAATGAGTGTTTAGTTAGTGAGATAATAACAGAATAGGATAGTATTCTATATTCTATtagaatatatagtatatatattaatagaataatattctaataatagaatatatgtaatagaataatatatgtgtaataatagatataaataatataataataaaagaaaaatagaaactattttcttcctcttaactttttttctaagaTAACAGAACTGCTTAATGATGTAGAACGACTAAAACAGGCCCTTAATGACCTTTCACAACTCACCTGCTCAAGTGGGAAttctacaaagaaagaaaaccaacagATGGAAACACTCCAGCATCAGGTGAAATCTCTGCAACAGCAGTTGGCTGTAAGTATCTAATAAGACATGCATACTCGGAAGTCTAAAGGTCTGAGTCCTTGTTCTGATAATGTAAATTCATATAGCTAGTGGTAATATTAAAGTTCAAgtaaatttctctttaaaatatagatCCCTTTTAAGGTACCTTGAAGTGAAGAGAACTTCTAGAATTGTCTGCTCTCTATTAACAAGGTAGTTCCTATAGCTTTACATATACCTGAAAATGGTATATTTACCCCCCTGTGTTCATTGCTATCTATTTGGTTCTATGCATACTATGTCCTCTAGTCAATTATAATCAGGTAGGGAAATAAGACAAAATCCTATGGAAAGTCAAACAATTGTATGAGAAATATCACATGGCAGTATATaactaaaatgaataaattttgtgagttttgaggggaaaaaaaatgctactgTAGATTGgaagtaagcaaaaccaataGAACAATATTTAAAACTATGATAATTCAAATGAAGGCCACACTAAAAAGTAGTTGAATTCACATTAATTGCAATAAATAGTTTGGTTCTATGGAATAAGAACTATACTATGTCTTTACTTTTCATGGGAGATGTGAGGGCTTAAATAACAAGGGAAactaacaaacattcattaagtgctcaCTGTTCCAGGAGCAGTGATAAAGGTTGGGAATACAAACACAAGTAAAAGGATAAACCCTGACCATAAGGAGCTTACCTTAgaagaagataatataaaaaaggaagcttttgttgggggtggggaagtgCAAAGGGCATAGCCACAAAATCTCAGAAGCACAGGCAAGGGATGCAGGTTGGCCAGCTTTAGCCCTTTCCCAGATTGAAGGCCCTTGAAGAAACTTATCCCCAGAAGGGGGGTGGCATGATGGATTGATGTCTCTGGGTGAGCATGCCCTAAGTATTGAAGAAAGTTTCAGGATGAGTGAGACTGAAGCTGAGGCATGTTGAAGTCTGGAAAGTGAGCTCAGCCAAGAGGGAAATGGAGTGTTGCAGATACTATCAGAAGTGTCTCCTTTGAATAAAtgggatcattaaaaaaaaacaaaaaaaaaaacaagaattcctggaagcatttaaaaaaataatttcaaaatcagTTAAAAGTGGTAGAggaagggcaactaggtggcacagttcagcaccagccctgaagttcaaatctgccctctaacacttaacacttcctagctgtgtgactctaggcaagtcacttaaccctacaaaaaataaggtaaagaaatgaaagcaaaggaataaaattatgaaaacaaaattcgCATTTTAATACAAGAGGCATAGAAAGTGCTAAAGAAAATAAAGCCTTAAAAACCAAAATTAACCAAATGGATAAAAAGAGGGGGAGCGGGAAGATTCACTAATGTAAATAATCccttttaaaagagagagaattgaccaaatgagaaaaattgcaaaacttaactgaagaaaataattttttaaaaattagaattgggcaactGGAAGCTAATGATCCACTaggcatcaagaaacaataaaacaaagtaaaaatgagtgaaaaagtaaaagaaaaagaaacttgatTATGTtgagatgatattaaaaaatgatAAGTGAGAAAGAAGGATCCtctaggagagggagaaaggagaggaagaatgggaaaaattatctcacataaaagtaATGAAAGAAAGCTTTTACAGGAGAGGGGGAAATCATGAGGGGAGGGCAGGGAATGCTTAAACCTCACCCACATctaaatttgttttaaagagtTCCCTCTCAATTGGTAATAGAAATCTATCTATCTTACCCAAAAGGGAAGTAGAAGAAGGAGATAACGAAAAATATGTGTTTGTGGTAGAGTAGATGTGGGAGTTGGGGAGTGATAAAAGGAAAGGCAGATAAAAGAAGACAATGGTCAGAAAGAAAACAGACTTTAGAAAAGGATTAATAGAAGTAAATTGAATTCAGGAAATATACAGATAATAatcataactttgaatgtgaatgagatgagttCACCCATAAAAAGGACACAATAGAATGAAATAGAAAGCAGAAtctaacaatatattgtttacaagtaACACATTTGAAGTAGAGAGCCAGACACAGACAGAAGATATGCAACGACTCAAGTTAAAAAGGCAAGGGGGTAGCAGTCaactcagacaaagcaaaagcaaagatagacatatcttaattaattaatcttaattccttaattaaaaggaataaagagagaaataatatctCACTAAAAAGAACCATAggcaataaaataatttctaaagtaaCATATataccaagtggcatagcattcatattcttcaaggaaaaattaaatgaaatgaattacAGGAGGAAATTGATGGAAGACCTCAATTTTTCCCTCTTAGAGCTAGATAGATATAACCACAAAACAAGAAGAAgtcaaggagatgaatagaatcttagaaaagttagatatctTTTTCTTAGCTATACATGGTACTTTCACAAAattgtattaggacataaaaaccacACAACCAAATGCAGGAAAGAGATATATTAAATGCACATCTTAAATGCAGACTTAAATACAATCAAAATTGTATTTAATAAAGTATCATTGAAGcgtagattaaaaattaattggaaatgaaatgagaatgaCAAGACAATGTACCAAAATTTATGCAATGTAGCCAGAACAGTTCATAGGGGAAATTATGTACATTAATTAAGAAGTTAAAGAGTGATAAGTGAATTGGACAggcagctaaaaaaaaaactagaaaaacaacaaattaaaaatcttcaattaaacataaaaattaaattctgaaaaatcaaaggaaagattaataaaattgaaagtaaaaaaaaaatttaactaataaatagaattaaagaaagaagaaaaccaaattgctaCTATCATAAAAGGTAAATATATCAccaatgaagattaaaaaaggcAATATTGTTAGGAC
The DNA window shown above is from Sminthopsis crassicaudata isolate SCR6 chromosome 2, ASM4859323v1, whole genome shotgun sequence and carries:
- the UACA gene encoding uveal autoantigen with coiled-coil domains and ankyrin repeats isoform X2 — protein: MWGGNPRGGSLGGVLPARPSPSPGGRWGGEGASSESAASEPLSARGSPGRAPYTMKSLKSRLKRQEGPTPALASGAACPQATDWNKYDDRLMKAAERGDVEKVSCILSKKGINPGKLDVEGRSVFHVVASKGNLECLNTILVHGVDITVSDAAGRNALHLAAKYGHALCLQKLLQYNCPTEHVDLHGRTALHDAAMADCTSSIQLLCDHGASVNAKDKDGRTPLILATQMCRPTICQLLIDRGADVNARDKQNRTALMLGCEYGCKDAVEVLIKNGADVSLLDALGHDSSYYARIGDNLDILTLMKTAAENANRGREPSKKGLSLQQRNLLHLQDEVNINPYQREQKNVQDLEAENEDLKEKLRNIQQEQRILLDKVNGLQLQLNEEVMVADDLENEKEKLRSLLSTKEKQHEESLRTIEALKNRFKYYESDYGGTGNQFNNRKEDMLHKQNQIFVSETQYTSSGIPLPAHIQTRSMLRPLELSLPSQTTISENEILKKELETMRTFCDSAKQEKFKLQNELAHKVAECKALALECERVKEDSDEQIKQLEDALKDVQKRMYDSEGKVKQMQTHFLALKEHLTNEAASGNNRLIEELRDQLKEMKARYEGASAEVGRLKNQIKQNEMLVEEFKRDEGRLVEENKRLQKEFSMSEIEREKRGRKALEMEGQIKELATKLALSIPTEKFENMKSLLSNEVNEKAKKYVEMEREYEKSQTELRQLKRELENYKAKLSQHVRPEEHEQLKDKFEQKSGEFGKKITELTLRNQTLQKEFEKVCADNKLLDHQLQSLSTEMKTNYIPLKLNQEMKKLHALTVDDLNKKLIDVTQKYKERELETEKLMVEKNNLTKNVSHLEATYIPLENHEKEIMALKSNIAELKKELSELNKKCGYGEEKLHVITSENAKLKRSINEQYVPVTTHEEIKAALSSTLDKTNRELTDVKRKLEDIKQEFTQIRDENGALKKKLEHSKNQMKVEFISIKEHEDKMNAVNKSLKETQENHAEVLTKYNKGQKEIVALLVEIEAQKKELDTIQECIKLKYAPIVSFEEREKTFKATVKELKEQLLTQTQRCSVGEEETRKCQQENERLKNEILIIQKDLKNKDILIENSHELEKSLNQKKEDLSKQLKDLSEKYTEVKSEKEKLLEENAQKTSEILAAQRILQEQHVPLGQVEELKNSLNGTIEALREELKDYKRRHEEAQQAVAEWQERLENQKHSSVSLVEHVQIKEALEKEVGYMKGRLSEKEKESQAKTEKISKLQDETQTLKEAFKKLECREVIDLSEYNTMKNALEAQITNITENLTTLNKKYEEVCEEAARAKKAELSAKDEKELIQLRSLSIEQEIKEQKERCDKSLLTITDLQRRMQESAKQIEAKDNKITELLNDVERLKQALNDLSQLTCSSGNSTKKENQQMETLQHQVKSLQQQLADANRQHQEVIAIYRTHLLSAAQGHMDEDVQAALLQIIRMRQGLVC